One segment of Cetobacterium sp. NK01 DNA contains the following:
- a CDS encoding GerMN domain-containing protein, which yields MSYKLKSFLVILIVIVVGTGIYSNKLNKKSEIITPISTPTFESMEVTKVTTPIFFPNLKQGKLNSEDINLISNLSNQQDILKDILFQLIKKLEDKNIIKKENFKYEVYLKNRTLYLDLDSKILSSAKTPQEELLLIYSFVNSLLTPGGADNVVLLINGIPTDKVNFININKSYKLNSNI from the coding sequence ATGTCATATAAATTAAAAAGTTTTCTAGTAATTTTAATTGTTATTGTTGTTGGAACTGGAATTTATTCAAACAAACTTAATAAAAAAAGTGAAATAATTACTCCTATATCTACTCCAACATTCGAATCAATGGAAGTTACTAAAGTTACAACACCTATTTTTTTTCCTAATTTAAAACAAGGAAAATTAAACAGTGAAGATATCAATCTTATTTCTAATTTAAGTAATCAGCAAGATATTTTAAAAGATATTCTTTTTCAACTTATTAAGAAATTAGAAGATAAAAATATCATAAAAAAAGAAAATTTTAAATATGAAGTATATTTAAAAAATAGAACCCTATACTTAGATTTAGATTCAAAAATTTTATCCTCTGCTAAAACTCCACAAGAGGAATTACTTTTGATCTATTCTTTTGTAAATAGCTTGTTAACACCTGGTGGTGCGGATAATGTAGTCCTACTTATAAATGGTATTCCAACTGATAAAGTTAACTTTATCAACATCAATAAAAGCTATAAATTAAATAGCAATATATAA
- a CDS encoding N-acetylmuramoyl-L-alanine amidase family protein: MKKYLIFFVFCLFSLTLFANNTIKKIRLNNNPPQLVFDISSTIKPKYNSNYDEYNRLLFIEIEKVKMGTKLNNSNFMGKNIEKIDMIDYGSNVGFFIKLKKGTGHKVYSLTNPHRVVVDLRPTNSSKKEFTIAIDAGHGGKDPGAIGFNKYKEKDIALAVAKKLQTKLSKDFNVIMTRSSDTFISLSERSKIANRSKADLFVSLHLNASKSSSAQGMEIFYFSKKSSPYAEKIASYENSFGEKYGEKTTSIAQIMGELSYNKNMEKAITIARPLNTSLSKRLGMRDRGIYGANFAVLRGFNGPGILVELGFITNKSDVTKLSRDTNQTVMADELANKIRAFFY, translated from the coding sequence ATGAAAAAATACCTTATATTTTTTGTTTTTTGTCTATTTTCTTTAACACTTTTTGCTAATAACACAATAAAAAAAATTAGACTTAACAATAACCCACCTCAATTAGTTTTTGATATATCGAGTACAATAAAACCTAAATATAATTCAAATTATGATGAATATAATCGATTACTTTTTATTGAAATCGAAAAAGTTAAAATGGGAACAAAATTAAATAATTCTAATTTTATGGGAAAAAATATTGAAAAAATAGATATGATTGACTATGGTTCCAATGTTGGATTTTTTATAAAATTAAAAAAAGGAACTGGTCACAAAGTTTATTCTCTAACTAATCCACACCGAGTTGTCGTAGATTTAAGACCAACTAATTCTTCTAAAAAAGAGTTTACTATCGCTATCGATGCAGGACACGGTGGAAAAGATCCTGGAGCTATCGGATTCAATAAATATAAAGAAAAAGATATTGCTCTAGCTGTAGCTAAAAAATTACAGACTAAACTTTCTAAGGATTTTAATGTAATAATGACTAGAAGTTCTGATACTTTTATAAGTCTTTCAGAAAGAAGTAAAATAGCAAATAGAAGTAAAGCTGATCTTTTTGTCAGTTTACATTTGAATGCTTCTAAAAGTTCTTCAGCTCAAGGAATGGAAATATTTTATTTCTCTAAAAAATCATCTCCATATGCTGAAAAAATTGCTTCCTATGAAAATAGTTTTGGGGAAAAATATGGGGAAAAAACAACTAGTATAGCACAGATTATGGGTGAACTTTCTTACAATAAAAATATGGAAAAAGCAATTACTATAGCAAGACCACTTAATACCTCTCTCTCTAAAAGACTAGGAATGAGAGATCGTGGAATTTACGGAGCTAATTTTGCTGTTCTTAGAGGATTTAATGGACCTGGTATTCTTGTAGAATTAGGTTTTATAACAAATAAATCTGATGTAACAAAACTTTCTAGAGATACAAATCAAACTGTTATGGCAGATGAATTAGCAAATAAAATTAGAGCATTTTTCTATTAG
- the dnaJ gene encoding molecular chaperone DnaJ → MAKRDFYEVLGVAKGASDTEIKKAYRKAAMKYHPDKFSGASDTEKKEAEDKFKEVNEAYQVLSDENKRAQYDRFGHAAFENGGSAGAGGFGGGFEDLGDIFGSFFGGSGGFGGFGGFGGSRQRGPEPGEDLRYNLELTLEEAAKGVEKTLKYKRTGTCGTCHGTGAQEGSKMSKCSKCNGSGTINVTQRTVFGNFQTTQECDACHGKGEVPEKKCKKCHGTGIDTETVEKTIKIPAGIDDGQKLRLSGMGNASTEGGPNGDLYVYISVKHHPFFERNGEDIICNVPITFAQAALGGDIEIPTLNGKKTIKIPAGTQNDKMFRLKGEGIKNPRSPYTGDQIVRIKIEVPVNLNSEQQELLKKFDESLKDKNHKDNKNFFDKLKDFFS, encoded by the coding sequence ATGGCTAAAAGAGACTTTTATGAAGTTTTAGGGGTTGCTAAGGGGGCATCTGACACTGAAATAAAAAAAGCATATAGAAAAGCTGCTATGAAGTATCACCCAGATAAATTCAGTGGTGCTAGTGATACTGAAAAAAAAGAAGCTGAGGATAAGTTTAAAGAGGTTAATGAAGCATACCAAGTTCTTTCAGATGAAAATAAAAGAGCTCAATATGATAGATTTGGTCACGCTGCTTTTGAAAATGGTGGTAGTGCTGGTGCTGGCGGATTTGGTGGTGGATTTGAAGATTTAGGAGATATCTTCGGATCATTTTTTGGCGGAAGTGGCGGATTCGGTGGTTTTGGTGGTTTTGGCGGTTCTCGTCAAAGAGGTCCGGAACCTGGGGAAGATTTAAGATATAATCTTGAACTAACTTTAGAAGAAGCAGCAAAAGGTGTAGAAAAGACATTAAAATATAAAAGAACCGGAACTTGTGGAACTTGTCACGGTACTGGAGCTCAAGAAGGTTCTAAAATGAGTAAATGTTCTAAATGTAATGGTTCTGGAACTATAAACGTTACTCAAAGAACTGTTTTTGGAAATTTCCAAACAACACAAGAATGTGATGCTTGTCATGGTAAAGGTGAAGTTCCTGAAAAAAAATGTAAAAAATGTCATGGAACTGGAATTGATACAGAAACTGTTGAAAAAACAATTAAAATTCCTGCTGGTATTGATGATGGACAAAAACTTAGACTTTCTGGAATGGGTAATGCTAGTACAGAAGGCGGTCCTAATGGTGATTTATATGTCTATATCTCTGTTAAACATCATCCATTCTTTGAAAGAAATGGTGAGGATATAATTTGTAATGTACCAATTACCTTTGCTCAAGCAGCTCTTGGAGGAGATATTGAAATCCCTACACTAAACGGTAAGAAAACAATTAAGATTCCTGCTGGAACTCAAAATGATAAAATGTTCAGGTTAAAAGGAGAAGGAATTAAAAACCCTCGAAGTCCTTATACGGGTGATCAAATTGTTAGAATAAAAATTGAAGTTCCTGTTAATTTAAACTCAGAGCAGCAAGAACTTCTTAAAAAATTTGATGAAAGTTTAAAAGATAAAAATCATAAAGATAATAAAAACTTCTTTGATAAGCTAAAAGATTTCTTCTCTTAA
- the yqeK gene encoding bis(5'-nucleosyl)-tetraphosphatase (symmetrical) YqeK — MTIDFLKKELSNILSKKRYDHSIRVLETALTLGKIYDGDLNKISTAALLHDYAKEFKREDLIKIAKEHFLSETEDYLENIEILHSYASAYIAKEIFKITDTEILSAIKYHTTGRKNMSLTEKIVYIADAIEPKRDYPHVEKIRDLALVNLNKAILLEVNKKIEYLVKGEFIIHINSIEMRNWLLKIS, encoded by the coding sequence ATGACAATAGATTTTTTAAAAAAAGAATTAAGTAATATACTTTCAAAAAAGCGATATGATCATTCCATAAGAGTTTTAGAAACTGCTCTTACTCTTGGAAAAATATATGATGGCGATTTAAATAAAATATCTACTGCAGCTCTTTTACATGACTACGCTAAAGAATTTAAAAGAGAAGACCTTATTAAAATTGCTAAAGAGCACTTCCTATCTGAAACAGAAGACTATTTAGAAAATATTGAAATCTTACATAGCTATGCTAGTGCATACATAGCTAAAGAAATTTTTAAAATAACTGATACAGAAATTTTAAGTGCAATCAAATACCATACTACTGGCAGAAAAAATATGAGTTTAACTGAAAAAATAGTTTATATAGCTGATGCTATTGAACCAAAAAGAGATTATCCTCACGTTGAAAAAATCAGAGATTTAGCTCTAGTAAATTTAAATAAAGCCATTTTACTAGAAGTTAATAAAAAAATTGAATATCTTGTAAAAGGAGAATTTATTATACATATAAATTCTATTGAGATGCGTAATTGGCTTTTAAAAATAAGCTAA
- the yajC gene encoding preprotein translocase subunit YajC yields the protein MNELFAKYGGMILTFAIWAAVFYFLLILPNKKKQKKHQEMLDSLKEGAEVVTTGGIKGTIASIGPEFLTIRVDKGVNIQVLKNSISRVLK from the coding sequence ATGAACGAATTATTTGCTAAATATGGTGGAATGATACTTACGTTTGCTATTTGGGCGGCTGTATTCTATTTCCTACTTATTTTACCGAACAAAAAGAAGCAAAAGAAACATCAAGAAATGTTAGACTCATTAAAAGAGGGAGCTGAAGTTGTTACTACCGGTGGTATAAAAGGTACTATAGCTAGTATTGGCCCTGAGTTCTTAACTATTAGAGTTGATAAAGGTGTTAACATCCAAGTGCTTAAGAATTCTATTTCAAGAGTTTTAAAATAA
- the rnr gene encoding ribonuclease R produces MKTNTKLDKQLDKLKNILKNSKALTLDEITKAMGWSPKFKKENREILEIWINSGEIMKNKRNKYNIPENLGFIKGKFSNIKGKFGFVDTDTEGYFIPRSKFGTALDGDTVLINVTTPEGKGKQEGEIVEVLVREKNTIIGIFEKKENFGFVRPTQSFGRDIYIPKNFFNKAKDGELVVVDVTFWGSDEKKPEGKILESIGNPFDTDNMIKALILREGLSEEFPDDVIAEARQIPTVISEDEIKKRKDLRHLPIITIDGDDAKDLDDAVYVEKLDNGYYKLIVAIADVSHYIPTGSKLDKEAEKRGNSVYLVDRVLPMFPKEISNGICSLNPHEDKLTFSVELLIDSHGRAIDVQTYKSVIKTAHRMTYGNVNKIIAKDPETTEKYSDIVDMLFTMLELSKIIRAIKYNRGSIDFDLPEVKVVLDENKKVKYLKNIERGESERIIEDFMIMANEAVAEKLFWLEIPSVYRVHETPDPERVKTLSETLSRFGYRLHSFEDIHPKKFQSIIEDSEARGINMIVHKMILMSLKQARYGVENLGHFGLSSNYYTHFTSPIRRYADLLIHRILNIAIHGYPTKKQFGTLINYLPEVTQHISQTERKAMKVEDESVKIKIVEYMLDKIGDEFKATIVGFNNKKIFFETEEHVECFWDVTTAKNFYEFDENNYVMKDLDTNREFHLGDKMDILIVRSDLQMLEIEVVPTEFCHEYTGRRKEGRF; encoded by the coding sequence ATGAAAACAAATACAAAATTAGATAAACAACTTGATAAATTAAAAAATATATTAAAAAATAGTAAAGCTTTAACTCTTGATGAAATAACTAAAGCTATGGGATGGTCTCCAAAATTTAAAAAAGAAAATAGAGAAATTCTTGAAATTTGGATTAATTCTGGAGAGATTATGAAAAATAAAAGAAATAAATATAATATCCCTGAAAATTTAGGTTTTATTAAAGGAAAATTTTCAAATATTAAAGGAAAGTTTGGTTTTGTTGATACTGATACTGAGGGATACTTTATCCCTAGAAGTAAATTCGGAACAGCTTTAGATGGAGACACTGTTTTAATAAACGTTACAACACCTGAAGGCAAAGGAAAGCAAGAGGGAGAAATTGTTGAAGTTCTTGTAAGAGAAAAAAATACAATTATAGGAATCTTTGAAAAGAAAGAAAACTTTGGTTTTGTAAGACCAACACAATCTTTTGGTAGAGATATATATATTCCTAAAAACTTTTTCAATAAAGCCAAAGATGGTGAGTTAGTTGTTGTTGATGTAACTTTTTGGGGAAGCGATGAAAAAAAGCCTGAAGGGAAAATTCTTGAATCAATTGGTAACCCTTTCGATACAGATAATATGATTAAGGCTTTAATTCTTAGAGAAGGTTTATCAGAAGAATTTCCAGATGATGTCATTGCAGAAGCTCGTCAAATCCCAACTGTAATATCTGAGGATGAAATAAAGAAAAGAAAAGATTTAAGACACCTTCCAATAATAACAATTGATGGTGACGATGCCAAAGACTTAGATGATGCTGTTTATGTGGAAAAATTAGATAACGGATACTATAAACTTATCGTAGCTATTGCCGATGTTTCCCACTATATTCCAACTGGATCTAAATTAGATAAAGAAGCTGAAAAAAGAGGAAACTCTGTTTATCTAGTTGATAGAGTTTTACCTATGTTCCCTAAAGAAATTTCAAATGGAATATGCTCTTTAAATCCACATGAAGACAAACTTACATTCTCTGTTGAACTTCTTATTGATTCTCATGGAAGAGCTATTGATGTTCAAACATATAAATCAGTTATTAAAACTGCTCACAGAATGACTTATGGAAATGTTAATAAAATTATTGCTAAGGATCCTGAAACTACTGAGAAATATAGTGATATCGTAGATATGCTATTTACTATGTTAGAGCTTTCTAAGATTATAAGAGCTATCAAATACAACAGAGGTTCTATTGATTTTGATCTTCCTGAAGTTAAAGTTGTTTTAGACGAAAATAAAAAAGTTAAATACTTAAAAAATATTGAAAGAGGTGAATCAGAAAGAATCATCGAAGATTTTATGATTATGGCTAATGAAGCCGTTGCAGAAAAACTTTTCTGGTTAGAAATACCTTCTGTTTATAGAGTTCATGAAACTCCTGACCCAGAAAGAGTAAAAACTTTAAGCGAAACTCTTTCTAGATTTGGATATAGACTTCACTCTTTTGAAGATATTCATCCAAAAAAATTCCAATCAATTATTGAAGACTCTGAAGCTAGAGGTATTAATATGATTGTACATAAAATGATTTTAATGTCTCTTAAACAAGCTAGATACGGTGTTGAAAACTTAGGACACTTTGGTCTATCATCTAATTATTATACACATTTTACATCTCCTATTAGAAGATATGCTGATTTACTTATACATAGAATTTTAAATATTGCTATACATGGTTATCCAACTAAAAAGCAATTTGGAACTCTTATAAACTACTTACCAGAAGTTACACAACATATTTCTCAAACAGAAAGAAAAGCTATGAAGGTAGAAGATGAAAGTGTTAAAATTAAAATAGTTGAATATATGCTTGATAAAATTGGAGATGAATTTAAAGCTACTATAGTTGGATTTAACAATAAAAAAATATTCTTTGAAACAGAGGAACATGTAGAATGTTTCTGGGATGTAACTACAGCTAAAAACTTCTATGAATTTGATGAAAATAATTATGTTATGAAAGATTTAGATACAAATAGAGAGTTTCATTTAGGTGATAAAATGGATATCCTAATAGTTAGATCTGATTTACAAATGCTTGAAATAGAAGTTGTTCCAACTGAATTTTGTCACGAATACACAGGGAGAAGAAAAGAG